The following proteins are co-located in the Marinomonas profundi genome:
- a CDS encoding bile acid:sodium symporter family protein, with the protein MVIQLFPLWALLLSGVAFFQPSLFTGLSAQIVPLLTIIMLAMGLTLSPADFKQVLKNRKAVGVGVLLQFLVMPIAAFCVAFAFGFDTELTVGMLLVGSVAGGTSSNVMCYLAKGDTALSISMTAISTLLGVVLTPFLVSLMIGQSVDVPVAGMLISLFKIVLLPVAAGVLINTFFSKFVRKAEPIFPYISMFAIVLIIAIVVALSASKIVQVGLIVAAAVILHNAIGLTLGYWVTYLLGFDARVCRTIAFEVGLQNSGLAAALAVKFFTPMAALPGTIFSVWHNISGSLLASYWSRRSVLDNDSEKTPK; encoded by the coding sequence ATGGTTATCCAGCTGTTCCCCCTTTGGGCCTTATTGCTTTCGGGCGTCGCCTTTTTTCAACCGAGCTTATTCACTGGCTTGAGTGCTCAGATCGTTCCCTTGTTAACCATCATTATGTTGGCGATGGGGTTAACCTTAAGCCCTGCGGACTTCAAGCAAGTATTGAAGAACCGCAAAGCGGTGGGCGTGGGTGTGTTATTGCAATTTTTGGTGATGCCGATTGCGGCGTTTTGCGTCGCTTTCGCCTTCGGTTTTGATACCGAATTAACCGTTGGTATGTTGCTGGTTGGCAGTGTGGCGGGCGGTACATCATCAAACGTGATGTGTTATTTAGCCAAAGGCGATACCGCCTTGTCGATTTCTATGACGGCGATTTCGACTCTGCTTGGCGTGGTGTTAACGCCGTTTTTAGTATCGTTAATGATAGGACAAAGCGTTGATGTACCCGTCGCTGGTATGTTAATAAGTTTGTTTAAAATTGTCCTTCTTCCTGTGGCGGCGGGTGTTTTAATCAACACTTTCTTCTCAAAGTTTGTCCGCAAAGCTGAGCCGATTTTCCCCTATATTTCGATGTTTGCCATTGTGCTGATTATTGCCATTGTGGTGGCGTTGAGTGCGTCTAAGATCGTTCAAGTGGGTCTGATCGTGGCGGCCGCGGTGATTCTTCATAATGCGATTGGCTTGACCTTAGGTTACTGGGTAACCTATTTGCTGGGGTTTGATGCTCGGGTCTGTCGTACCATTGCTTTTGAAGTCGGTTTGCAGAACTCAGGTTTAGCGGCGGCGCTGGCGGTGAAATTCTTTACGCCAATGGCGGCTCTGCCTGGCACGATTTTCAGTGTTTGGCACAATATTTCAGGCTCCTTGTTGGCGAGTTACTGGAGTCGTCGATCTGTCTTGGACAATGACAGCGAAAAAACGCCTAAATAA
- a CDS encoding YbiU family protein, with protein sequence MTTKTNERIQASFELPNDVPQAIRQMKSAWRASIGDVPALIARIMADLEADIEDIERAQAEGGSAWPEVTFDDIHHNTLTEAMREQIKKRGCVVVREHFSATQAKTWDKELVTYVEQNDFDNQYRGAGDDFFGTLSASRPEIFPIYWSKAQMEARQSERMHTVQTFLNGFWKVQSEGKQWFDPNVSYIYPDRVRRRPPGTTSGGLGPHTDSGALERWLLPAYNKVFRHLLTGHYEQYDPWDAAYRPEVDEYVGGTTKCSAFRTFQGWTALCDIKRDQGVLFTIPLPAAMAYLLIRPLLDDVPEDELCGVSPRRVLPVDEKWHSLLLRAKALIPDLNAGDSVWWHCDLIHGVEPVEHQQGWGNVMYIPAAPGCEKNRRYAQQCAQDFKQGRSPDDFPEEHYETEWEGRFQWSDLNDNGRKGFASEA encoded by the coding sequence ATGACAACTAAAACCAACGAGCGTATTCAGGCGTCTTTTGAATTGCCAAATGATGTCCCACAGGCGATACGCCAAATGAAATCGGCATGGCGCGCCTCAATTGGTGACGTACCCGCATTAATAGCGCGCATCATGGCGGATTTAGAAGCCGATATTGAAGACATTGAACGTGCCCAAGCAGAGGGTGGAAGTGCATGGCCAGAGGTGACCTTTGATGACATTCATCATAATACGCTCACCGAGGCCATGCGAGAACAGATCAAAAAACGCGGTTGCGTCGTGGTTCGCGAGCATTTTTCCGCCACGCAGGCGAAAACCTGGGATAAAGAACTGGTCACGTATGTAGAGCAAAACGATTTCGACAACCAATACCGAGGCGCTGGAGACGATTTCTTTGGCACCTTGAGCGCTTCCAGGCCGGAAATTTTTCCCATTTATTGGTCAAAAGCACAGATGGAAGCGCGTCAGAGTGAGCGTATGCATACCGTCCAAACCTTCCTTAATGGTTTCTGGAAAGTGCAATCTGAGGGTAAGCAATGGTTTGATCCTAACGTGAGCTACATTTATCCTGATCGAGTTCGCCGTCGCCCGCCAGGTACCACCTCAGGCGGTTTGGGGCCTCATACGGACTCTGGCGCGCTCGAACGTTGGTTGCTGCCTGCTTATAACAAGGTATTTCGACACCTTTTAACGGGGCATTATGAACAATACGATCCTTGGGACGCGGCCTATCGCCCAGAGGTTGATGAGTACGTCGGTGGGACCACTAAGTGCTCGGCCTTTCGTACCTTTCAAGGCTGGACCGCTTTGTGTGACATCAAACGTGATCAAGGTGTCTTGTTTACCATTCCGTTGCCTGCAGCGATGGCCTATTTATTGATTCGCCCATTACTGGATGATGTCCCAGAAGACGAGCTTTGTGGTGTGTCGCCCAGAAGAGTGCTGCCAGTCGATGAAAAATGGCATAGTTTGTTATTGCGTGCCAAAGCCTTAATCCCAGATCTGAACGCAGGCGATTCCGTTTGGTGGCATTGTGACTTGATTCATGGCGTCGAACCCGTTGAGCATCAACAAGGCTGGGGCAATGTCATGTACATTCCAGCGGCGCCGGGCTGTGAAAAAAACCGCCGTTATGCACAGCAATGCGCACAAGACTTTAAACAAGGGCGCTCACCGGATGACTTTCCTGAAGAACATTATGAAACCGAGTGGGAAGGACGCTTTCAATGGTCGGATTTAAATGACAACGGCAGGAAAGGCTTTGCCAGCGAAGCTTAA
- a CDS encoding ROK family transcriptional regulator codes for MPTPIAHKPSSLAINTDRAFIGCLLEHKALSRAAIASLTGISKPTVSESAQRLLARQVIVECTSKDTQSSKRPSVLYELNRQRGASLAIGLDDVSTQLCLWDLQGNERLSRHLLYPEKRSAATYIKDLLNAIRELIETAKLPLLSIGLSIADPIHPKDGTVVKMPNSPFPVAQEIDFIKQLETVFQCSVVIDNDVNWATLSEQKTSELNNFIYVFLGRGIGCGLFFEHTLIRGHNGMAGEIGYVTLHTGKTLLEGIYDDSFYENTLKQPAQIPSSHMSLIAQAIQSTAQITHPEAIVLGGPLANNPLLQSYMVKALAQTLPSSVVCMSQAPDNAPLYGAAQAAHVLMLVSLGIVNAEEGCAQFGFHKIHFDLLDD; via the coding sequence GTGCCAACGCCAATTGCTCATAAACCCAGCAGCCTCGCCATCAATACCGATCGAGCCTTTATTGGCTGCCTACTTGAGCACAAGGCACTTTCTAGGGCGGCCATCGCCAGCCTAACGGGCATCTCCAAACCCACAGTATCAGAATCGGCACAACGACTGCTTGCCCGCCAAGTGATCGTCGAATGCACCAGCAAAGACACTCAATCCTCAAAACGTCCATCCGTACTATACGAGCTAAATCGACAGCGTGGTGCCTCGCTGGCCATTGGGTTAGACGATGTTTCCACACAGCTGTGCTTATGGGATTTGCAAGGTAATGAACGCCTATCGCGCCACCTCCTTTACCCCGAGAAGCGATCGGCCGCAACCTATATTAAAGACTTACTAAACGCCATCCGCGAGCTAATTGAAACGGCCAAATTACCCTTGTTATCGATTGGCTTGTCGATTGCCGACCCGATCCACCCTAAAGACGGTACGGTCGTGAAAATGCCCAATTCTCCTTTTCCCGTGGCCCAAGAGATCGATTTCATCAAGCAACTGGAAACCGTTTTTCAATGCTCGGTGGTGATCGACAATGACGTAAACTGGGCAACCTTATCGGAACAAAAAACCAGCGAATTGAACAATTTTATCTATGTATTCCTTGGCCGTGGGATTGGTTGTGGTTTGTTTTTCGAACACACCTTGATACGCGGCCACAACGGCATGGCAGGGGAAATTGGCTATGTAACGTTACACACGGGTAAAACCCTACTGGAAGGCATTTATGACGACTCATTTTATGAAAATACGCTGAAACAACCGGCTCAAATTCCTTCATCACATATGTCACTGATTGCTCAAGCTATCCAGTCCACCGCGCAAATTACCCATCCAGAAGCCATTGTGCTGGGTGGCCCTTTGGCGAACAATCCGCTACTTCAGTCTTATATGGTCAAAGCCCTTGCACAGACATTGCCAAGCAGCGTCGTGTGTATGAGTCAGGCCCCAGACAATGCCCCCTTGTATGGCGCAGCCCAAGCGGCCCATGTGTTGATGCTCGTCTCGCTTGGAATCGTTAATGCAGAGGAAGGCTGCGCCCAATTTGGCTTTCATAAAATACACTTCGATCTACTGGATGATTAG
- a CDS encoding YifB family Mg chelatase-like AAA ATPase, giving the protein MSLATIYSRARVGVSSPLVTVETHISNGLPSLNIVGLPEAAVREAKDRVRSAIINSHFEFPTRRVTINLAPADLPKEGGRYDLAIAISVLAASGQLGELNLRDMEFIGELALSGDIRGVPGLLPSAIACHHASRQLILPEDNQQEAALVEGDAVFAKHLTQVTAHLLNLSKLPACVSKPAEPLPLDHKDMRDVKGQYQARRALEVAAAGGHNLLFIGPAGTGKTMLASRLPSIMPAMTEAEALAVASVQSVAGRKMGLDWYWSERPFRSPHHSCSAAALVGGGSIPKPGEASLAHCGVLFLDELPEFDRKVLEVLREPLENGEVHISRARGQVTFPARFQLVAAMNASNEAYNGGQDYYQSSASQKYLKKLSAPFLDRIDLHVEVPPLPSDVLVNAQEEGECSASVRERVERAVARQRARQGVQNALLSGRQLEGICALSDDDKQFMQQALEKLKLSARAYHRVLKVALTLADLNDSLVTRAHLMESLSYRKMEKTLKSIVS; this is encoded by the coding sequence ATGAGTTTAGCCACAATCTACAGCCGTGCCCGTGTTGGCGTATCTTCCCCTTTAGTGACAGTAGAAACCCACATCTCCAACGGATTACCTTCTTTAAATATCGTCGGTTTACCTGAAGCCGCCGTGCGTGAAGCCAAAGACCGCGTACGCAGCGCGATCATCAACAGTCATTTTGAATTTCCCACCCGCAGAGTCACCATCAACCTCGCGCCCGCGGATTTGCCCAAAGAAGGTGGGCGTTATGACCTAGCCATTGCTATTAGTGTATTGGCCGCATCGGGACAGCTGGGCGAATTGAATCTACGCGATATGGAATTTATTGGTGAGCTGGCCTTATCGGGCGATATTCGAGGGGTGCCGGGTTTATTGCCATCGGCGATTGCGTGTCATCATGCCAGCCGACAATTGATTCTTCCCGAAGATAACCAACAAGAAGCGGCGTTGGTGGAAGGCGACGCGGTGTTTGCCAAGCATCTTACTCAAGTCACGGCTCATCTACTAAACTTAAGTAAGTTGCCAGCGTGTGTGTCAAAACCCGCTGAGCCCTTGCCGTTAGACCATAAAGACATGCGCGATGTTAAAGGCCAATATCAAGCGAGGCGCGCCTTGGAAGTCGCCGCTGCGGGTGGTCATAACCTGCTATTTATTGGCCCGGCTGGCACAGGTAAAACCATGTTAGCATCCCGTTTGCCTAGCATTATGCCCGCCATGACAGAAGCCGAAGCGCTGGCGGTGGCGTCGGTGCAATCGGTAGCGGGGCGAAAAATGGGCCTCGACTGGTATTGGTCTGAACGTCCTTTTCGGTCGCCGCACCACTCTTGTTCGGCGGCGGCGTTAGTTGGTGGCGGTTCCATTCCTAAGCCGGGTGAAGCCTCGTTGGCCCATTGTGGTGTGTTATTTCTGGATGAATTGCCTGAATTTGACCGCAAGGTATTAGAAGTACTGCGTGAACCCTTAGAAAACGGCGAAGTGCATATTTCCCGTGCGCGCGGGCAAGTCACTTTTCCAGCGCGCTTTCAGCTGGTTGCCGCAATGAACGCCAGCAACGAAGCCTATAATGGCGGACAAGATTATTATCAATCCAGCGCCAGCCAAAAATACCTCAAAAAACTCTCAGCACCGTTTTTGGATCGTATCGACTTGCATGTGGAAGTGCCACCTTTGCCGTCTGATGTGTTAGTCAATGCGCAGGAAGAAGGGGAGTGCAGCGCCAGCGTTCGGGAGCGCGTGGAAAGAGCCGTGGCACGACAAAGAGCAAGACAAGGTGTGCAAAACGCCTTGTTAAGTGGTCGTCAATTAGAAGGTATATGTGCGTTAAGCGACGACGACAAGCAATTTATGCAGCAAGCCTTGGAGAAACTAAAACTCTCCGCTCGTGCCTATCATCGAGTGTTAAAAGTGGCACTCACCTTGGCGGATCTCAACGACTCACTCGTCACCCGAGCGCATTTAATGGAATCGTTAAGCTACCGGAAAATGGAAAAAACACTCAAATCCATAGTGTCTTAA
- a CDS encoding TIGR02450 family Trp-rich protein yields the protein MARHQINPNKLLLSKWTSTSPQQKEKHFIVTKLIKDEAGIVIECLLEAVINKNQYQLPWQTLSSTEKWQQGWK from the coding sequence ATGGCTAGGCACCAAATCAACCCCAATAAGCTGCTTTTGTCCAAGTGGACATCCACCTCACCGCAACAAAAAGAAAAACATTTCATCGTCACTAAACTGATTAAAGACGAAGCTGGCATCGTCATAGAATGTCTTCTTGAAGCGGTGATCAACAAAAATCAGTATCAACTACCTTGGCAAACGCTGTCCTCGACTGAAAAATGGCAACAGGGCTGGAAATAA
- a CDS encoding accessory factor UbiK family protein, which translates to MIDQFIKQLGTGLGQAAETLGKLPKEEIQAQLHDVARNTLSKMDLVTREEFEVQAAMLAKYREKLAILEARLNALEKND; encoded by the coding sequence ATGATAGATCAATTTATCAAACAGCTTGGTACTGGCCTAGGGCAAGCGGCAGAAACATTGGGCAAGCTGCCAAAGGAAGAAATTCAAGCGCAGTTGCACGATGTCGCTCGTAATACACTCAGTAAAATGGATTTAGTGACCCGTGAAGAGTTTGAGGTGCAAGCCGCTATGTTGGCCAAATACCGTGAAAAACTCGCGATATTAGAAGCGCGCCTGAATGCGTTAGAGAAAAACGACTAA
- the glnK gene encoding P-II family nitrogen regulator, which yields MKLITAIIKPFKLDDVREALSEIGVQGITVTEVKGFGRQKGHTELYRGAEYVVDFLPKVKIELAIADDMTDQVVEAITGAANTGKIGDGKIFIVNLEQAVRIRTGETGVEAV from the coding sequence ATGAAGCTTATAACTGCCATCATCAAGCCATTTAAACTCGATGATGTTCGAGAAGCGCTTTCTGAAATCGGTGTTCAAGGTATCACCGTCACAGAAGTAAAAGGTTTCGGACGTCAAAAAGGCCACACAGAACTATACCGCGGCGCTGAATATGTCGTCGATTTTCTACCAAAAGTAAAAATCGAACTGGCCATTGCAGACGACATGACAGACCAAGTGGTTGAAGCCATTACAGGGGCGGCAAACACGGGCAAAATCGGCGACGGTAAGATCTTTATCGTCAACCTTGAACAAGCGGTTCGTATTCGTACCGGCGAGACAGGCGTCGAAGCGGTTTAA
- a CDS encoding ammonium transporter: MQDQIFHLQYAMDTFYFLVCGALVMWMAAGFAMLEAGLVRAKNTTEILTKNVALFAISCIMYLVCGYSIMYGGTWFLSGIQEVDVASTLTDFAGREGGFEGGSIYAGAADFFFQVVFVATAMSIVSGAVAERMKLWAFLVFAVVMTGFIYPMEGNWTWGGGSVFGIFSLGDLGFTDFAGSGIVHMAGASAALAGVLVLGARKGKYGPNGEVRAIPGANLPLATLGTFILWMGWFGFNGGSVLKLGDIGNANSVAMVFLNTNAAAAGGAIGALILARILFGKADLTMLLNGALAGLVAITAGPDTPSALGATLIGLVGGLIVVVSILTLDKLKIDDPVGAISVHGVVGLWGLLAVPLTNDGTTFGGQIAGALTIFVWVFFTSLVVWLVIKAIMGVRVTEEEEYEGVDLSECGMEAYPEFSKN; encoded by the coding sequence ATGCAAGATCAAATTTTTCACTTACAATATGCCATGGACACCTTTTACTTCTTGGTGTGTGGTGCACTGGTTATGTGGATGGCGGCGGGATTTGCCATGTTGGAAGCGGGTCTAGTACGCGCCAAAAACACCACGGAAATTCTTACTAAAAACGTGGCACTATTTGCTATTTCTTGCATCATGTATTTGGTGTGTGGTTACTCCATCATGTATGGCGGCACTTGGTTTCTCAGCGGTATTCAAGAGGTCGATGTGGCTTCTACTTTGACGGATTTTGCAGGTCGTGAAGGGGGCTTCGAAGGCGGTTCTATTTACGCTGGGGCGGCTGACTTCTTCTTCCAAGTGGTGTTCGTCGCGACGGCCATGTCTATCGTATCAGGCGCGGTTGCGGAACGCATGAAGCTATGGGCATTCCTAGTGTTTGCAGTGGTCATGACAGGTTTCATCTACCCAATGGAAGGCAACTGGACGTGGGGCGGCGGTTCTGTATTCGGTATATTTAGCCTTGGTGACTTAGGTTTCACTGACTTCGCTGGTTCCGGTATCGTCCATATGGCAGGTGCCTCTGCTGCATTAGCGGGTGTGTTGGTACTGGGCGCTCGTAAAGGCAAATACGGCCCTAACGGCGAAGTACGTGCCATTCCTGGCGCTAACTTACCACTGGCGACGCTGGGTACCTTTATCCTTTGGATGGGTTGGTTCGGTTTCAACGGTGGCTCGGTGCTAAAACTGGGCGACATCGGCAACGCAAACTCGGTGGCTATGGTGTTTTTGAATACTAACGCAGCCGCAGCGGGTGGTGCCATTGGTGCCTTGATTCTAGCTCGTATTCTGTTTGGCAAAGCGGATCTTACCATGCTTCTAAACGGCGCATTGGCTGGCTTGGTTGCCATCACCGCAGGCCCTGATACACCGTCTGCATTAGGTGCAACGCTTATCGGTCTAGTGGGTGGTTTGATTGTTGTGGTGTCTATTCTGACCCTAGACAAGCTTAAAATCGACGATCCAGTGGGCGCGATCTCTGTTCACGGTGTGGTCGGTCTTTGGGGCTTGTTAGCGGTACCATTAACAAACGACGGCACGACATTCGGCGGACAAATCGCGGGTGCGTTGACCATCTTCGTTTGGGTGTTCTTCACAAGCTTGGTGGTTTGGCTAGTGATTAAAGCCATCATGGGGGTTCGAGTAACGGAAGAAGAAGAATACGAAGGCGTTGATTTATCTGAATGCGGTATGGAAGCATACCCTGAATTCAGCAAAAATTAG
- a CDS encoding carbon-nitrogen hydrolase family protein, whose amino-acid sequence MHDDLHLTIRNLTNDDYDEIKVLMDKVYHDIGGSWPKHTIHQLIKDFPEGQICLEDHGKIVGLALSVQVSYQRFSNPHTYDDLVDQKENILNDATGDAMYGLDALIAPEYRGYRLGRRLYEARKELCRQHNLRAILAGGRIPNYHEHAHEMSAAEYLEAVRERKIYDPILTFQLSNDFQVTRLLKRYMPEDEKSQGYATLLEWKNIFFEPDTNVIRSRKTQVRIGAIQWQMREVESVDELLKQVEYFIDAVSDYKSDFVLFPEFFNAPLIGLSPDQSNQTEAIRFLASFTERFINEMTQFAVSYNINVITGSMPVIEDEIVYNVSYLCRRDGTVEEQKKIHITPHERRDWVIEGGNELRVFNTDAGRVGILICYDVEFPELGRLLAEQDMDILFVPFWTDTKNGYLRVRRCAQARAIENECYVVICGSCGNLPQVENLDIQYAQSSVFSPSDFSYPHDAVMAETTPNTEMIMFSDLDLDKLKLTRSEGSVNNLKDRRTDLYSVNWKKQK is encoded by the coding sequence ATGCACGACGATTTACATTTAACCATTCGTAACCTTACCAATGATGATTACGATGAAATAAAAGTACTCATGGATAAGGTCTATCATGACATTGGTGGTTCATGGCCGAAACATACCATCCATCAATTGATCAAAGACTTCCCAGAAGGGCAAATTTGCTTAGAAGACCATGGCAAAATTGTTGGCCTCGCCCTCTCGGTTCAAGTCAGTTACCAGCGTTTTAGTAACCCACACACTTATGATGACTTGGTTGATCAGAAAGAAAATATTTTAAATGACGCCACCGGTGATGCCATGTATGGCTTAGACGCCCTAATCGCGCCTGAATACCGCGGCTATCGTCTTGGTCGTCGTCTTTACGAAGCCCGAAAAGAGCTGTGTCGTCAGCACAATTTGCGCGCCATTTTAGCCGGTGGCCGTATTCCTAATTACCACGAACATGCCCACGAAATGAGCGCGGCGGAATACTTAGAAGCGGTTCGTGAACGTAAAATTTATGACCCTATTTTAACCTTCCAATTGTCTAACGACTTCCAAGTCACGCGCTTGTTAAAACGCTACATGCCAGAAGATGAAAAATCGCAAGGTTACGCCACCTTATTGGAATGGAAAAACATCTTCTTCGAACCAGACACCAACGTCATTCGTTCGCGTAAAACCCAAGTGCGCATTGGTGCCATTCAGTGGCAAATGCGTGAAGTGGAAAGCGTTGACGAGCTATTAAAGCAAGTCGAATACTTTATCGACGCCGTGTCCGATTACAAAAGTGACTTTGTTTTATTCCCTGAATTTTTCAACGCCCCCCTAATTGGTTTAAGCCCAGACCAAAGCAATCAAACTGAGGCGATTCGCTTTTTGGCAAGCTTTACGGAACGCTTTATCAATGAAATGACACAATTCGCGGTCAGCTACAATATCAACGTGATTACGGGTTCTATGCCGGTGATTGAAGACGAGATTGTTTATAATGTCAGTTATTTGTGTCGTCGTGACGGCACGGTAGAAGAACAAAAGAAAATCCACATTACGCCCCACGAACGCCGTGACTGGGTTATCGAGGGTGGCAATGAACTGCGCGTGTTTAACACCGATGCCGGTCGAGTCGGCATCTTGATTTGTTATGACGTGGAATTCCCTGAATTAGGTCGATTACTGGCCGAGCAAGACATGGACATCTTGTTTGTGCCTTTCTGGACCGACACCAAAAATGGCTATTTACGCGTACGTCGTTGTGCTCAAGCCCGCGCCATTGAGAACGAATGTTATGTGGTGATTTGTGGTAGCTGTGGCAACTTGCCACAAGTGGAAAACCTAGACATTCAGTATGCGCAAAGCTCTGTTTTCTCGCCTTCAGACTTTTCTTATCCACACGATGCCGTGATGGCGGAAACCACGCCCAACACAGAAATGATCATGTTCTCAGATTTGGATCTGGATAAACTGAAACTGACTCGCAGCGAAGGGTCAGTCAACAATCTTAAAGATCGTCGCACCGACCTTTACTCAGTAAATTGGAAAAAACAAAAGTAA
- the radA gene encoding DNA repair protein RadA has product MAKAKTAFVCNECGADYAKWQGQCQACSAWNSLSEIRLTAGKTSARVAANQDPRYQGYAGAITGIQNLSDIDLGDVPRFSSGANEFDRVLGGGLVPGGVVLIGGSPGAGKSTLLLQTMCWLAQQQSALYVTGEESLQQVAMRALRLGLPTQNLKMLSETNVEAILNIAQQVKPKVMVIDSIQVMHLDGVESAPGSVSQVRESAAVLTRFAKQTQTAVLLVGHVTKDGTLAGPKVLEHMVDCSVLLEGSEDSRFRTLRGMKNRFGAVNELGVFAMLENGLKEVKNPSSIFLNRSKHPAAGSLVMVVWEGTRPLLVELQALVDDSALGNPRRVTVGFDHNRLAMLLAVLHKHGGLLTSDQDVYLNVVGGVKVLETSADLAAIAAVVSSFRDRVLPHDLVVLGEVGLSGEIRPVPSGQERISEAAKHGFTRAVVPKANCPKKPIEGMKVIGVERLSEALDAIFEH; this is encoded by the coding sequence ATGGCCAAAGCAAAAACCGCTTTTGTATGCAATGAATGTGGCGCAGACTACGCCAAATGGCAAGGGCAATGCCAAGCCTGCAGCGCATGGAACTCCTTATCTGAAATCCGCCTGACAGCAGGAAAAACCTCTGCACGCGTCGCTGCGAACCAAGACCCTCGCTACCAAGGCTATGCTGGAGCCATCACTGGCATTCAGAATTTATCCGATATTGATTTAGGTGACGTACCTCGCTTTAGTTCTGGCGCAAATGAATTCGACCGCGTATTAGGCGGCGGGTTGGTGCCCGGTGGCGTGGTGTTAATAGGCGGCTCACCTGGCGCAGGGAAAAGCACCCTGTTACTGCAAACCATGTGCTGGCTCGCGCAACAACAAAGTGCGCTTTATGTCACCGGCGAAGAATCGCTTCAACAAGTGGCCATGCGCGCACTGCGCCTTGGCCTGCCGACGCAAAACCTAAAAATGCTGTCGGAAACCAATGTGGAAGCGATTTTAAACATCGCCCAGCAAGTCAAACCCAAGGTCATGGTGATCGACTCGATCCAAGTGATGCATTTGGACGGCGTAGAATCCGCACCCGGTAGCGTGTCACAAGTGCGAGAAAGCGCCGCCGTCTTAACCCGCTTTGCCAAGCAAACCCAAACTGCCGTCTTGCTGGTGGGTCATGTCACTAAAGACGGCACACTCGCTGGACCCAAAGTCCTTGAGCACATGGTGGATTGCTCTGTGCTACTCGAAGGCTCTGAAGACTCGCGTTTTCGTACTCTTCGCGGCATGAAAAACCGCTTTGGCGCCGTTAATGAGTTGGGCGTTTTTGCCATGCTCGAAAACGGCTTAAAAGAAGTGAAAAACCCTAGCTCTATTTTCTTAAACCGCAGTAAACATCCCGCGGCAGGCAGCCTAGTGATGGTGGTTTGGGAAGGCACACGACCATTATTGGTGGAGCTGCAGGCACTGGTTGATGATTCCGCCCTAGGCAACCCAAGGCGAGTGACCGTGGGCTTTGACCATAATCGCCTCGCCATGCTGTTGGCGGTTTTACACAAGCACGGCGGTCTACTGACATCCGACCAAGATGTGTATCTAAACGTAGTGGGCGGCGTGAAAGTATTGGAAACCAGCGCCGATCTCGCCGCCATCGCCGCGGTGGTGTCTAGCTTCCGTGATCGAGTCTTGCCCCATGATTTGGTGGTGCTGGGGGAAGTCGGTTTGTCTGGTGAAATTCGCCCGGTGCCGTCAGGACAAGAACGCATCAGCGAAGCCGCTAAACATGGCTTTACCAGAGCCGTAGTGCCCAAAGCCAACTGCCCGAAAAAACCCATTGAAGGCATGAAGGTGATTGGGGTTGAACGTTTATCAGAAGCGCTTGATGCGATTTTTGAGCATTGA
- a CDS encoding DUF1289 domain-containing protein — MEQIELFTIESPCRGVCENSKKGFCKGCLRSREERFHWFSLSDEARHHVLDLCKLRRARLLKARQDRLAADSAKALPYGMEDEPIADLFDF; from the coding sequence ATGGAACAAATAGAACTGTTTACCATAGAAAGCCCCTGTCGAGGCGTGTGTGAAAACAGTAAAAAAGGCTTTTGCAAGGGATGCCTGCGCAGTCGAGAAGAGCGCTTTCACTGGTTTTCTTTATCGGATGAAGCGCGTCATCATGTGCTTGATTTATGCAAACTGCGTCGGGCTCGGCTATTAAAAGCCCGACAAGATCGATTGGCAGCCGACTCCGCTAAGGCGCTGCCATACGGCATGGAAGACGAACCAATCGCCGATCTTTTTGATTTTTAA